From Diadema setosum chromosome 5, eeDiaSeto1, whole genome shotgun sequence, the proteins below share one genomic window:
- the LOC140229189 gene encoding uncharacterized protein yields MEVDLKQMPQSTPKETGGQRSRTPRDQEKKSLSLSLDDTGESTRSLLSVLSHSSVQDLPEDILEDKSPDSSASSSKSCNSSQSASRSLSSSRSKSLSSSRSKSETESRSGSSTYSRVKIESQSSSSHTSSSKPPPLSPWEKWLVEKTKQERKKAKVKLKQEQEKLMKEKENKKMKEAQAKIIAAKVNVWIEEKTAKEIEAKKANMRLQRMQRKVEEEEKRRITDKAKASYSEWAEKKRAEEKRQKESHLEEEERKEEERRARKQEAEAAYQKWYDQAGKRAQPPAGSAWQAGGAQRGYDRASYPQPGYCNPIPWMPIHTPQEHSKPVPRSQRGRKKKSSSLSLVRQIQQPASPPLLFKERAARDGKSDWAWPR; encoded by the exons ATGGAGGTAGACCTAAAGCAGATGCCACAATCAACTCCAAAGGAGACTGGAGGCCAGAGGTCAAGGACGCCTAGAGACCAAGAGAAAAaatctctgtctctctcactGGACGACACAGGAGAATCCACACGCTCTCTGCTGTCTGTTCTCTCCCATAGTAGTGTTCAAGATCTCCCTGAGGACATCCTTGAGGATAAATCTCCAGACTCCTCAGCATCTTCATCTAAATCTTG TAATTCATCCCAGTCGGCATCAAGGTCGTTATCTTCATCTCGATCAAAGTCATTATCTTCATCTCGATCAAAATCTGAGACCGAGAGCCGCAGTGGATCATCGACATACTCCCGAGTCAAGATTGAGTCACAATCGTCTTCCTCACACACATCATCCAGTAAGCCTCCTCCACTTTCCCCCTGGGAGAAGTGGCTGGTGGAGAAGACTAAGCAGGAGAGGAAGAAAGCCAAGGTCAAG CTGAAACAGGAACAAGAGAAgctgatgaaagaaaaagaaaacaagaaaatgaaagaagccCAGGCTAAAATCATAGCTGCTAAAGTCAATGTGTGGATTGAAGAAAAGACTGCCAAGGAAATAGAAGCCAAGAAAGCCAACATGAGATTGCAGAGAATGCAGAGAAAggtagaggaggaggaaaaacgAAGGATAACAGATAAAGCAAAG GCCAGCTACTCTGAGTGGGCTGAGAAGAAGAGAGCCGAGGAGAAGAGGCAGAAGGAGAGTCATctggaggaagaggagaggaaggaagaggagaggagGGCCAGGAAGCAGGAGGCTGAGGCTGCCTACCAGAAGTGGTATGACCAGGCCGGTAAGCGAGCCCAGCCCCCTGCAGGCAGTGCATGGCAGGCAGGAGGGGCCCAGAGAG GTTATGACAGAGCCAGCTACCCACAGCCGGGCTACTGCAACCCCATCCCTTGGATGCCCATTCACACTCCACAGGAGCACTCCAAACCTGTGCCAAGGAGCCAAAGagggaggaaaaagaagagcTCATCTTTATCTTTGGTCAGGCAAATCCAGCAACCAGCCTCACCCCCTCTGCTCTTCAAAGAGAGGGCTGCCAGGGATGGGAAGAGTGATTGGGCATGGCCTAGATGA
- the LOC140229190 gene encoding transmembrane protein 19-like: MVLITATLLVIIPIFLCLWWISLLSFTYLGADGPLYPISPVRWLLSIAVPLYIGIDSIRKKKLDSLGAMMAFVMGIIMMLSSYSFFLALVAFFYTGSKLTRFRASRKSRLEEDYKEGGQRTWIQVFTNGGIPTLYAAHYILESGLHEQPLDFANHFALTNIALSVLCGIACVCGDTWASEVGSVVGSGDPFLITTLQRVPRGTNGGVSFVGTVMSAAGGMVVGLGYLAGSFLTFSREALENSPPQWPVILFSGLAGLMGSLIDSLLGACLQYSGYCKRQGKVVHQPSSTTTHISGMAVLDNEGVNLVSCWLTALIMPHVCCRYWHWLS; the protein is encoded by the exons ATGGTACTTATAACTGCGACGTTGCTGGTTATCATACCAATATTTCTGTGTCTCTGGTGGATTTCGCTCCTGTCTTTCACCTACCTGGGTGCCGATG GACCTTTATACCCAATCAGCCCAGTGCGATGGCTTCTCTCCATCGCCGTTCCTCTGTACATTGGCATCGATAGCATCCGGAAGAAGAAGCTGGATAGTTTAGGAGCAATGATGG CTTTCGTGATGGGCATTATCATGATGTTGAGCAGTTACTCCTTCTTTCTGGCCCTGGTGGCATTCTTCTACACTGGCTCCAAACTCACCCGCTTCCGAGCCAGCAGGAAATCACGGCTGGAGGAGGATTACAAGGAAG GTGGTCAAAGGACCTGGATCCAAGTCTTCACCAATGGCGGTATCCCTACACTCTATGCTGCCCACTACATCCTGGAGTCGGGATTGCACGAGCAGCCGCTGGACTTTGCAAACCACTTTGCCCTGACGAACATCGCCCTCAGTGTCCTGTGTGGGATAGCCTGTGTGTGTGGGGATACCTGGGCATCGGAAGTTGGCAGTGTGGTTGGATCTGGGGATCCTTTTCTTATCACCACACTACAGAGAGTACCAAGGG GGACAAATGGGGGTGTGTCATTTGTTGGCACGGTGATGAGTGCTGCAGGGGGCATGGTGGTGGGCCTGGGTTACTTGGCTGGCTCCTTCCTGACGTTCTCTAGGGAGGCGCTGGAGAATTCTCCTCCCCAGTGGCCCGTCATCCTGTTTTCAGGACTAGCTGGGCTGATGGGCTCTCTCATCGATTCACTTCTGGGTGCTTGTTTGCAGTACTCAG GTTACTGTAAGAGGCAAGGCAAGGTGGTCCATCAGCCATCATCGACCACCACCCACATTTCAGGGATGGCAGTACTGGACAATGAGGGAGTGAACCTGGTCTCCTGCTGGTTGACGGCTCTCATTATGCCCCACGTCTGTTGCCGTTACTGGCACTGGCTCAGCTGA